A genomic region of Phragmites australis chromosome 2, lpPhrAust1.1, whole genome shotgun sequence contains the following coding sequences:
- the LOC133901640 gene encoding kinesin-like protein KIN-10B: protein MEAAAAPNSSHSQRIRLATPIRVFARICPGGGGGGSFHVAAHIPDAADSSSVVVSLLPIHEEDHHALATPGPGDPPQRKDHEYKLDCCYLKGDSYNHIFHSEVKPLVDVTFQGNNACLVTCGATSKTHLIMGSQGQPGLLTMAMAQILHLSKPISALVSVSSYQVLQDNHAFDLLEPKDNEVLVLEDANGRTNLKGLTRVDVKSTEEFADLCYCGSNNLKHPTKGRL, encoded by the exons ATGGAAGCAGCAGCCGCCCCCAATTCCTCCCACTCTCAGAGGATTAGGCTCGCCACCCCCATCAGAGTCTTCGCCAGGATCTGccccggcggcggaggaggaggctccTTTCACGTCGCTGCCCACATCCCCGATGCAGCAGATTCCTCCTCCGTCGTCGTCTCCCTCCTCCCCATCCACGAGGAGGATCACCACGCCCTGGCCACACCTGGGCCTGG AGACCCGCCCCAGCGCAAGGATCACGAGTACAAGCTCGATTGCTGCTATCTCAAGGGCGACTCCTACAATCACATCTTCCACAGCGAGGTCAAGCCGCTCGTAGATGTCACCTTCCAAGGCAACAACGCATGCCTCGTCACTTGCGGTGCTACCTCCAAAACCCATCTCATCATG GGCTCCCAGGGTCAACCTGGCTTGCTTACCATGGCCATGGCGCAAATCCTCCACCTCTCCAAACCCATCAGCGCTCTTGTCAGTGTATCCTCTTATCAGGTGCTTCAGGATAACCATGCCTTCGATCTCTTGGAGCCCAAGGACAATGAGGTTCTCGTACTAGAGGATGCCAATGGAAGGACAAACCTTAAGGGCCTCACCAGG GTCGATGTCAAGTCAACTGAGGAGTTTGCGGATCTGTGTTATTGCGGTAGCAACAACCTGAAACATCCCACCAAAGGAAGGTTGTAG